GGTCATCGTCAGCTCCTCAGCTCAGGGTCCCGGCGCCATCCGGAACCTGAGCGGCCCCGATGATCACCTTGTCGATGAAGCCGTAGTCCATGGCCTCCTGGGCGGTGAACCAACGGTCCCGGTCCGAGTCCGCCTCGATCTGCCCCTGGCTCTGGCCGGTGTGGTGTGCGACCCGCTCCTGGAACATCCGCTTCGTGTAGAGCATCTGCTCCGCCTGGATGGCGATGTCGGACGCCGTGCCGCCCAGACCACCGGACGGCTGGTGCATCATGATCCGGGCGTGCGGCAGGGCGTACCGCTTGCCCTTGGTGCCCGCGCAGAGCAGCAGCTGGCCCATCGAGGCCGCCATGCCCATCGCCACGGTCGACACGTCGTTGTCGATGAACTGCATGGTGTCGTAGATCGCCATGCCGGAGTAGACCGAGCCACCCGGCGAGTTGATCCACAGATTGATGTCGCGGTCCGGGTCCTCCGCGGCGAGCAGCAGCAGCTGCGCGCAGATGCGGTTGGCGACCTGGTCGGTCACCTCGCTGCCCAGGAAGATGATGCGCTCCTTGAGCAACCGGTTGTAGACCGAGTCGTCGAGGTTGCCAATGGTGTCGCCACCTCGGGCATCAATCGCCCGGAGCGGCTTCGCTGGGATGTGCATGTCGGTCATGGCAGCCCTTCGCTCTCCGTACCGTCTTTCCCGACACTAACCGCTGTGCGGGGCGGCAGAGTCCCGGTCGGGGCACTGTTCGCTCTCAGCGCAGCTGTGTCGGGCGTACCCGCGGCGCGGGCTTCCGGGCGTACCCGGAAAAGGATTTGGCCGCCGTCCACCGCACAGCGGCGGACGGCGGCCGCACCCGACGATCAGTGCTCGTGGTTGTGCTCCGCCTCGTTGGCCGCACGCAGCGCGTCAAGGGTGACCTCGTTGCCGGCCGAGTCCTTGATCTTGATCCGCTCCATGACTGCCGCGAGCGCCTTGCCCCGCCGCACGTCACCGAAGACCGCGGCAGCCGCCCCGGAGCGCATGAGCTGGTCGTAGTACTGCTGCGGGGCCATCCCGGCGCGCTGCGCCCGGTGCACGATCTCGTGGCCGAACTCGTCGTCGGAGACCTGCACGTCCTCGGCGTCGGCCAGGGTGTCCAGCAGAAGCTGCACCTTGACGCCCTCGGTCGCCGCCTCGGTCAGCTCGGCGTCGATCTGCTCCTCGGTCTTCTCCTCGGCGGCGAGGTACTCCTCCATCGAGGCGCCGATCCGCTCCAGCTGATCGATCATGGCCTGCTTGCGGCTGGCCACCTCCTCGCGGATGACACCCTCCGGCGCCGGCACCTCGGCGGCCTCGACCAGCTCCGCCAGGGCCTTGTCCCGAGCCGCGTAGATCTGCTCGACCTGCTTGCCCTGGGTGACCCGCGCCCGCAGGTCGCCGCGCAGCTCCTCGATCGTGTCGAACTCGCTCGCCATCTGGGCGAACTCGTCGTTCAGCTCCGGCAGCTCCTTCTCCTTGACCGTGCGCACGGTCACCGCCACCTCGGCGTCCCGGCCGGCGAAGTCGCCGCCGACCAGCTGCGTGGTGAAGGTGGTGCTGTCACCGGCGGCGAGACCGACCGCGGCCTCGTCGAGGCCCGGCAGGAGCTGCTTGCTGCCCACCTCGTGGGAGATGTTGCTC
The nucleotide sequence above comes from Micromonospora sp. NBC_00389. Encoded proteins:
- a CDS encoding ATP-dependent Clp protease proteolytic subunit gives rise to the protein MTDMHIPAKPLRAIDARGGDTIGNLDDSVYNRLLKERIIFLGSEVTDQVANRICAQLLLLAAEDPDRDINLWINSPGGSVYSGMAIYDTMQFIDNDVSTVAMGMAASMGQLLLCAGTKGKRYALPHARIMMHQPSGGLGGTASDIAIQAEQMLYTKRMFQERVAHHTGQSQGQIEADSDRDRWFTAQEAMDYGFIDKVIIGAAQVPDGAGTLS
- the tig gene encoding trigger factor, yielding MKSTVETLSPTRVRLAIEVPFVELEPSLKKAYREIGSQVQVPGFRRGKVPTAVIDQRVGRGTVLNEAVQDAIPENILAAVREHDLKTLGRPEVEITEFNDGDSLNFTAEVDVRPEITLPDATTIEVTVDELQIDESEIDEQVKNLRERFATLKTVERAAAEGDFVQIDLNATVDGEDVPGGQASNISHEVGSKQLLPGLDEAAVGLAAGDSTTFTTQLVGGDFAGRDAEVAVTVRTVKEKELPELNDEFAQMASEFDTIEELRGDLRARVTQGKQVEQIYAARDKALAELVEAAEVPAPEGVIREEVASRKQAMIDQLERIGASMEEYLAAEEKTEEQIDAELTEAATEGVKVQLLLDTLADAEDVQVSDDEFGHEIVHRAQRAGMAPQQYYDQLMRSGAAAAVFGDVRRGKALAAVMERIKIKDSAGNEVTLDALRAANEAEHNHEH